One part of the Hydrotalea sp. genome encodes these proteins:
- a CDS encoding KpsF/GutQ family sugar-phosphate isomerase: protein MTNVDGLKNVLNKGKDILRAEGQALLRLADELPDDFSAAVAAMVKAADGGGRVIVSGVGKSGHVGRKISSTLSSIGCPSFFIHPTEASHGDLGMMQRGDLLIAISNSGETPELFNILQFCKTHHITIVALTAKSASHLGQLADVVLPLGAEAEAGLLSLAPTTSTIKTMGLGDALAMGFLELKGFSEEQFRNLHPGGALGAYLGKKLSTAADVMHHGGDVPLVDDNLLMKEAILQMAQKRFGVIGVVDKARHLVGIITDGDLRRALDKNGDNGFMNLKVGAVMNQTPLVCRATSLLPAILAVMNDKQFQVMFVVAAQDSDHGKSGGQRPPVSPLEKNDKAVGIIHIHDILRV from the coding sequence ATGACAAACGTAGACGGATTAAAAAACGTGTTAAACAAGGGCAAGGATATTTTACGTGCCGAGGGGCAGGCCCTGCTCAGACTGGCCGATGAATTGCCCGATGATTTTTCCGCCGCGGTGGCGGCCATGGTTAAGGCGGCCGATGGCGGTGGCCGCGTGATTGTTTCGGGGGTTGGTAAATCGGGGCATGTTGGGCGAAAAATATCCTCAACCTTGTCATCGATTGGTTGCCCAAGTTTTTTTATCCACCCGACCGAGGCCAGCCATGGCGATTTGGGCATGATGCAACGCGGCGACCTGTTAATCGCCATTTCCAATTCGGGGGAAACGCCGGAATTATTTAATATCTTACAATTTTGCAAAACCCACCATATTACTATCGTCGCCCTCACGGCCAAATCGGCATCGCACCTTGGCCAATTGGCCGATGTTGTCTTGCCGCTGGGGGCGGAGGCGGAGGCTGGGTTATTGTCCCTGGCCCCGACGACATCGACCATCAAGACAATGGGGCTGGGCGATGCCCTGGCCATGGGTTTTTTGGAATTAAAGGGTTTTTCTGAGGAGCAATTTCGCAACCTGCACCCGGGCGGCGCGCTTGGCGCGTATCTTGGAAAAAAACTTTCGACCGCCGCCGATGTAATGCACCACGGGGGCGATGTGCCGCTGGTCGATGATAATTTGCTGATGAAGGAAGCGATATTGCAAATGGCGCAAAAACGTTTCGGCGTGATTGGCGTGGTGGATAAGGCGCGGCACCTGGTCGGCATTATCACCGATGGCGATTTGCGCCGCGCGCTGGATAAAAACGGCGACAATGGTTTTATGAATCTAAAGGTCGGGGCGGTGATGAACCAAACGCCGTTGGTGTGCCGCGCAACCAGTTTGTTGCCGGCCATTTTGGCGGTGATGAATGACAAGCAATTTCAGGTAATGTTTGTTGTCGCCGCGCAAGATAGCGACCATGGCAAATCCGGCGGTCAACGCCCGCCGGTGTCGCCGCTGGAAAAAAATGACAAGGCGGTTGGTATTATTCACATTCATGATATTTTAAGGGTGTAA
- the dgt gene encoding dNTP triphosphohydrolase: MTDQQQYPFYRLTLSPLATPMAMVKRQRDNRDEMNYFYLTHRSAFQKDRDRVIHAISFRRLKHKTQVFIAPRGDHYRTRLTHSLEVATLTRSLARLFGLDEDLSEAIALAHDIGHPPFGHVGEDALHKALKKIGGGDFGFDHNDQALRCLMVTESRYPHFQGLNLTDQTLLNIAKHNGPFTTITPATPPMVQVLATWLGPRALASQPGLEGQLANFCDDIAYNAHDIDDGFRAGLLTLDDIKREPTLRALLQDVTHDIDTKNNNSDMDEKIIVNALTRKLISTMVTDIYHHTLNNITQLESPSWQAIIDHHQMVAGFSPGMTTKVKNIKKFLWDNLYTAPALNDQRRSAEKIIVTLVDALHNDLEWRAKFSDAAARLTAIKDYIAGMTDHFALRKFQELTGAPDHALPFSPFRF; encoded by the coding sequence ATGACCGACCAACAGCAATACCCATTTTACCGCCTGACCCTAAGCCCGCTGGCCACCCCGATGGCAATGGTCAAGCGGCAACGCGATAACCGCGATGAAATGAATTATTTTTATTTGACGCACCGTTCGGCATTTCAAAAGGACCGCGACCGCGTTATCCACGCCATTAGTTTTCGCCGCCTGAAACATAAAACCCAAGTTTTTATCGCGCCGCGCGGCGACCATTACCGCACGCGCCTGACCCATAGTTTGGAGGTTGCCACCCTGACGCGTAGCCTGGCGCGGTTGTTCGGGTTGGACGAGGATTTGAGCGAGGCCATCGCCCTGGCCCACGATATTGGCCACCCGCCGTTTGGCCATGTTGGGGAGGACGCGCTCCATAAGGCACTAAAAAAAATTGGCGGCGGCGATTTTGGTTTTGACCATAATGACCAGGCACTGCGTTGTTTGATGGTAACCGAAAGCCGCTACCCGCATTTCCAAGGCCTCAACCTGACCGACCAGACGTTGCTAAACATCGCCAAACACAATGGACCATTTACCACCATCACCCCCGCCACCCCGCCGATGGTGCAGGTATTGGCAACATGGTTGGGGCCACGCGCCCTGGCCAGCCAACCAGGGCTGGAGGGGCAATTGGCCAATTTTTGCGACGACATTGCCTATAACGCACACGACATCGACGATGGTTTTCGCGCCGGGTTGTTGACGCTGGATGATATTAAGCGCGAGCCGACCCTTCGCGCGTTGTTGCAGGACGTAACCCACGACATCGACACAAAAAATAACAATAGCGATATGGACGAAAAAATTATTGTTAATGCCTTGACGCGCAAACTTATCAGCACGATGGTAACCGATATTTATCACCACACGTTAAACAATATCACGCAATTGGAATCGCCATCGTGGCAGGCGATTATCGACCACCACCAAATGGTCGCCGGTTTTTCGCCCGGCATGACGACCAAGGTCAAAAATATCAAAAAATTTTTGTGGGATAATCTTTACACCGCGCCGGCGTTAAACGACCAACGGCGTTCGGCGGAAAAAATCATTGTCACCCTGGTCGATGCGCTCCACAATGATTTGGAATGGCGCGCCAAATTCAGCGACGCCGCCGCGCGCTTAACGGCGATAAAAGATTACATCGCCGGCATGACCGACCATTTCGCCCTGCGCAAATTTCAAGAACTAACCGGCGCGCCCGACCACGCCCTGCCCTTTTCGCCATTTCGGTTTTAG
- a CDS encoding type II toxin-antitoxin system RelE/ParE family toxin, giving the protein MIKSFKDKETARVFAREFSKKFSENIANKAFKKMLIMDNTRSLTDLKNPPGNRLEKLSGDRQGHYSIRINDQYRICFSWGEDNHLYDVEIIDYH; this is encoded by the coding sequence ATGATTAAATCTTTTAAAGATAAGGAAACCGCAAGGGTTTTTGCTCGTGAATTTTCAAAAAAATTTTCTGAAAATATAGCAAACAAAGCATTCAAAAAAATGCTGATAATGGACAACACGCGGTCGTTGACGGATTTAAAAAATCCACCCGGTAATCGTTTGGAAAAATTATCGGGGGATAGACAAGGGCATTATTCTATCCGCATCAATGACCAATATCGTATTTGTTTTTCATGGGGCGAAGATAATCATTTGTATGATGTGGAAATAATCGATTATCATTAA
- a CDS encoding HigA family addiction module antitoxin, producing MKKHTPQYIPLPHVGELLFDEFMEPLNLSGNQLAKLIGVPANRINDIVRGRRGMTADTDLRLCRYFSMSEGFFLRLQNDLDMRLAKRKIAKELTRIKPRKMPKDMASGIPSVIPLSAEASRRMD from the coding sequence ATGAAAAAACACACGCCCCAATATATTCCATTGCCCCATGTTGGCGAGCTGTTGTTCGATGAATTTATGGAGCCATTAAACCTATCGGGCAATCAATTGGCGAAGCTCATTGGTGTGCCGGCCAACCGCATCAACGATATTGTGCGCGGTCGCCGCGGCATGACCGCCGACACCGACCTGCGACTATGCCGTTATTTTAGCATGAGCGAGGGGTTTTTTTTGCGATTGCAAAATGATTTGGATATGAGATTAGCAAAACGAAAAATCGCCAAGGAATTGACACGCATCAAACCGCGAAAAATGCCCAAGGATATGGCATCGGGGATTCCATCCGTAATTCCATTGAGCGCAGAAGCCAGCCGCCGCATGGATTGA
- the mnmE gene encoding tRNA uridine-5-carboxymethylaminomethyl(34) synthesis GTPase MnmE, which produces MAHGLNDTIFADSTGAGRAAIMVFRLSGPAVKTTLKTLTGKLPKPRHATLCDLRDADGGIIDNALMLFFPAPHSYTGEDMAELQCHGSRAIKSALTKRLLKIDGLRVAEPGEFSYRAFRHGKLNLVEAEGINDLAMAETEAQRVTALAQWRGDKGSLSEWVITMRTRLIELKAFFETFIDFHEMDIPQDLAEQNLKKLAEWIVAAKKLADDNRAELRHDGVTIAIIGAPNVGKSSLANMLAKREVAIVSATAGTTRDVIELHLDMFGYQVSFYDTAGLRRAKSKVEKLGITKAENLAEIADIRIFMKDIFLEGRDMEKIKIKKLKTDIVLANKADIIHDSDLKKKLSGFLNKEDIAFSTKSELGHEKFFKKLKSSLDQLAGGEVRGITNDRQRGALLKSIQHAELAYLATGVEMSAEELKLAIEPLDILLGNTTPDDMLGVIFKNFCIGK; this is translated from the coding sequence ATGGCCCATGGTTTGAATGATACAATTTTTGCCGACAGCACCGGTGCCGGCCGCGCGGCAATAATGGTGTTTCGTTTATCGGGGCCGGCGGTGAAAACCACGCTGAAAACATTAACCGGCAAATTGCCCAAACCGCGCCACGCCACATTATGCGACCTGCGCGATGCTGATGGCGGCATTATCGACAATGCCCTGATGTTATTTTTTCCCGCGCCGCATTCTTACACCGGCGAAGACATGGCCGAATTGCAATGCCATGGGTCGCGCGCGATTAAATCGGCCCTGACCAAAAGGTTATTAAAAATTGATGGCTTGCGGGTTGCCGAACCCGGGGAATTTTCCTATCGCGCCTTTCGCCATGGCAAATTAAATTTGGTCGAGGCCGAGGGCATAAACGACCTGGCCATGGCCGAGACCGAGGCGCAACGCGTCACCGCCCTGGCGCAATGGCGCGGCGATAAAGGGTCGTTGAGCGAATGGGTGATAACCATGCGCACGCGGTTGATAGAATTAAAAGCATTTTTTGAAACCTTCATCGATTTTCACGAGATGGATATTCCACAAGACCTGGCCGAGCAGAATTTAAAAAAGTTAGCGGAATGGATAGTGGCGGCAAAAAAATTGGCCGATGACAACCGCGCCGAATTGCGCCACGATGGTGTTACCATCGCGATTATTGGCGCGCCGAACGTGGGCAAATCATCGCTTGCCAACATGTTGGCGAAGCGCGAGGTAGCAATTGTTTCCGCCACCGCCGGCACAACGCGCGATGTTATCGAACTGCATCTTGATATGTTTGGTTACCAGGTTTCGTTTTACGACACGGCTGGCCTGCGCCGTGCCAAAAGCAAGGTTGAAAAATTGGGCATCACCAAGGCGGAAAACTTAGCCGAAATTGCCGACATCAGAATTTTTATGAAAGATATTTTTTTGGAAGGCCGCGACATGGAAAAAATAAAAATAAAAAAATTAAAAACCGATATCGTGCTGGCGAACAAGGCCGACATCATTCACGATAGCGACCTGAAGAAAAAACTAAGCGGTTTTTTAAACAAGGAGGATATTGCCTTTTCCACCAAGAGCGAGCTTGGCCATGAAAAGTTTTTTAAAAAATTGAAATCGTCGCTCGACCAATTGGCCGGCGGCGAGGTGCGCGGCATCACCAACGACCGGCAACGCGGCGCGTTGTTGAAATCTATCCAGCATGCCGAATTGGCTTACCTGGCCACCGGGGTTGAAATGTCGGCCGAGGAATTAAAATTGGCCATTGAACCATTGGATATTTTATTGGGCAACACCACACCCGACGACATGTTGGGGGTTATTTTTAAAAATTTTTGTATTGGTAAATAA
- a CDS encoding DUF1905 domain-containing protein yields MTQKFFSNKVMAGQHGKGVYHYINLPKKLSDEFFMVYQDRRRGFRSLKIKATIGDSSWQTSLFLLDENYFLLLNGKVRQAEKITSGQTIKVGVEVL; encoded by the coding sequence ATGACGCAAAAATTTTTTTCAAACAAGGTCATGGCCGGGCAACATGGCAAGGGGGTTTATCATTATATCAATTTGCCAAAAAAATTATCCGATGAATTTTTTATGGTTTATCAAGACCGGCGGCGTGGTTTTCGCTCGCTTAAAATAAAGGCAACGATAGGCGATAGCTCATGGCAAACCTCGCTATTTTTACTTGATGAAAATTATTTTTTGCTTTTGAATGGCAAGGTGCGCCAAGCAGAAAAAATAACCAGCGGCCAAACCATCAAGGTTGGGGTAGAGGTTTTGTAG
- the dnaN gene encoding DNA polymerase III subunit beta, translated as MKLSIEKAALQTALSRVGSAIDKKGTIAILSNIKMVAEKSGRAIFTATDLDIQIVSGVAASVATAGEITLPGIKLQEIVSKMPDGADIVMTLKDNGMLDLENGKTRYHIKTMAVSEFPKLPDEKSYPYEFSMLASDLQKLLDQTKFSISQEETRYYLNGVYIHTTDDKALTTVSTDGHRLALASIAAPKGAEKLKGVIIPKKAVMEITRLLGDVDNKAEAEVALSIADTKLKLDLGGTVISTKLIDGKFPDYLRVIPQKNEKHITIDGNMFKAAVDRVSAISSDKVRSVKLKITNNNLQLTVSSQDHGDAEEELGVDYKGDEITLNFNCRYLLELLDAAASDNLVMEAQDSFTPVLFKNKNDPAVLYVLMPLRI; from the coding sequence ATGAAATTATCCATTGAAAAAGCCGCTCTGCAAACCGCCCTGTCGCGCGTCGGCAGTGCGATTGATAAAAAGGGCACGATAGCCATTTTAAGCAATATAAAAATGGTCGCCGAAAAATCCGGCCGCGCCATTTTCACCGCCACCGATTTGGATATTCAAATTGTGTCGGGGGTGGCGGCGTCGGTTGCAACCGCTGGTGAAATTACCCTGCCCGGTATCAAATTGCAAGAAATCGTCAGCAAAATGCCAGACGGCGCGGATATTGTCATGACGTTGAAAGACAACGGCATGCTCGATTTGGAAAATGGCAAAACCCGTTACCATATCAAAACCATGGCGGTGTCGGAATTTCCAAAACTGCCCGATGAAAAATCTTACCCTTACGAATTTTCGATGCTGGCCAGCGATTTGCAAAAACTGCTCGACCAAACAAAATTTTCAATATCGCAGGAGGAAACCCGTTATTACCTCAATGGCGTTTACATCCACACGACCGACGACAAGGCCTTAACCACCGTCTCGACCGATGGGCATCGTTTGGCCTTGGCATCAATTGCCGCGCCGAAAGGGGCCGAAAAATTAAAGGGCGTGATTATTCCCAAAAAGGCCGTGATGGAAATCACCCGCCTGCTGGGCGATGTCGATAACAAGGCCGAGGCCGAGGTTGCCCTGTCGATTGCCGACACCAAATTGAAACTCGACCTGGGTGGCACGGTGATTTCGACCAAATTGATTGACGGCAAATTCCCCGATTACCTGCGGGTTATTCCGCAAAAAAATGAAAAACATATCACTATCGACGGTAATATGTTCAAGGCCGCGGTCGACCGCGTTTCGGCCATTTCATCGGATAAGGTTCGCTCGGTTAAGTTAAAAATCACCAACAACAATTTGCAACTGACCGTGTCGTCGCAAGACCATGGCGACGCCGAGGAAGAACTTGGCGTCGATTACAAGGGCGATGAAATAACCCTTAACTTTAATTGCCGTTATTTGTTGGAATTGCTCGACGCCGCCGCCAGCGACAATTTGGTGATGGAGGCGCAGGATAGTTTCACGCCGGTGCTGTTTAAAAATAAAAACGACCCGGCGGTGCTTTACGTGCTGATGCCGCTGAGGATTTAG
- a CDS encoding DNA methyltransferase: protein MQKTLKNRTIFCRDNIEVLRGIDSNSIDLIYLDPPFNKKRHFHAPIGGQAEGASFKDTWYEEDTKEEWVGLIADEQPVLHDFLNGIEKVGDKSNKYYLVYMAIRLLEIKRILKETGSVYLHCDTTMSHFLKLLMDCIFDDKNFRNEIVWCYTGGGRSQKDFANKHDIILRYSKSNNYVFNDDDVRIPYNLDITKRTSPKAWGSHGSDKIYAPNEKGKIPEDWWEISPINSQSKERVGYPTQKPTALLERIIKASSNKGGLILDPFCGCATTMVAAEKLDRQWIGIDVSSKAFDLVKIRLNKEVADKSDLLKRANELIFREDIPERTDTIKNPTKKVEIKHILYGRQKGRCVACDILFDFRHLTLDHIVPRKKGGGDGQENLQLLCGSCNSMKSDNDMPTLMKKLRALDIVK from the coding sequence ATGCAAAAAACATTAAAAAACCGCACTATTTTTTGCCGCGATAATATCGAAGTTCTGCGTGGCATTGATTCCAACTCTATCGACCTTATTTACCTCGACCCGCCCTTTAATAAAAAACGGCATTTTCATGCGCCGATTGGCGGCCAGGCCGAGGGCGCAAGCTTTAAAGACACATGGTATGAAGAAGATACCAAGGAAGAATGGGTTGGCTTGATAGCCGATGAACAACCAGTGTTGCACGATTTTTTAAATGGCATAGAGAAGGTTGGTGATAAATCAAATAAATATTATTTGGTTTATATGGCCATTCGCTTATTAGAAATAAAAAGAATTTTGAAAGAAACCGGCAGTGTTTATTTGCATTGCGATACCACCATGAGCCATTTTTTGAAATTGTTAATGGATTGTATTTTTGATGATAAAAATTTTAGGAATGAGATTGTTTGGTGTTATACTGGCGGCGGTCGTTCGCAAAAAGATTTTGCCAATAAGCATGATATTATTTTAAGATATTCAAAATCAAACAACTATGTTTTTAATGATGATGATGTAAGAATACCCTACAATTTGGATATAACCAAGAGGACATCACCCAAAGCATGGGGGAGTCATGGTAGTGATAAAATTTACGCGCCGAATGAAAAGGGCAAAATACCTGAGGATTGGTGGGAGATTAGTCCAATAAATTCTCAATCAAAAGAACGAGTCGGTTACCCCACACAAAAACCCACGGCTTTATTGGAGCGAATTATTAAGGCGAGCAGTAACAAGGGAGGCCTTATTCTTGACCCATTTTGCGGTTGCGCCACCACCATGGTGGCGGCCGAAAAATTGGATAGGCAATGGATAGGAATCGATGTTTCATCGAAAGCCTTTGATTTGGTAAAAATCAGATTGAATAAGGAGGTGGCCGATAAGAGCGATTTGTTAAAAAGAGCAAATGAATTAATTTTTCGTGAAGATATTCCCGAACGCACCGACACGATTAAAAACCCAACTAAGAAAGTTGAAATCAAACATATTTTGTATGGTCGGCAAAAGGGGCGTTGTGTGGCCTGTGATATTTTATTTGACTTTCGTCACCTGACGCTTGACCATATTGTGCCAAGAAAAAAAGGCGGTGGCGATGGCCAAGAAAATCTGCAACTACTCTGCGGTTCGTGCAATAGCATGAAATCAGACAATGACATGCCAACCCTGATGAAAAAATTAAGGGCGTTGGATATTGTGAAATAA
- a CDS encoding 50S ribosomal protein L25/general stress protein Ctc — protein sequence MATNKISDDAAINHITITLREKAGSAGARAVRARGMVPGVLYGGKDKPELVALDPRSILKQLHRGQIKATLFTLDINGKKQEAVVKDFQLNLLNELPTHIDFQRVMGDSIIRIMVPVRFSNADVCVGIKNGGVLTVVRNDVEVYCKPHAIPKFIEVDLTSFKMGQAIKISHFKLPDGVKPVIKDRDFTIAAIAVPRGMDVDADIAAEKAQAVSGVVAPTDGAAPTAGAAPAAGAAPAASATAAGAEPAKK from the coding sequence ATGGCAACCAACAAAATCTCGGACGACGCCGCGATAAACCACATCACCATTACATTACGCGAAAAAGCTGGCTCGGCCGGCGCGCGTGCCGTGCGGGCGCGGGGCATGGTCCCGGGCGTGCTTTACGGCGGTAAAGACAAACCCGAATTGGTCGCGCTGGACCCACGTTCAATTTTAAAACAATTGCACAGAGGGCAAATCAAGGCGACCCTGTTCACGCTAGACATCAATGGCAAAAAGCAAGAGGCCGTGGTTAAAGATTTTCAATTAAACCTGCTGAACGAATTGCCAACCCACATTGATTTTCAACGGGTGATGGGGGATTCGATTATCCGCATCATGGTGCCGGTGCGTTTTTCAAACGCCGATGTTTGCGTTGGTATTAAAAACGGCGGCGTGCTGACCGTGGTGCGCAACGATGTTGAGGTTTATTGCAAACCACATGCTATTCCCAAATTTATCGAGGTTGATTTGACCAGCTTTAAAATGGGCCAAGCGATTAAAATCAGCCATTTTAAACTGCCCGATGGCGTGAAGCCGGTTATCAAAGACCGCGATTTCACCATCGCCGCGATTGCCGTGCCGCGTGGCATGGATGTTGATGCCGATATCGCCGCTGAAAAAGCACAAGCCGTTTCCGGCGTGGTTGCCCCGACCGATGGTGCCGCCCCGACCGCGGGTGCCGCGCCAGCCGCCGGTGCCGCGCCAGCCGCAAGTGCCACCGCCGCCGGTGCCGAACCCGCGAAAAAATAA
- a CDS encoding isoprenylcysteine carboxylmethyltransferase family protein has translation MEVHNMMMIKKFELLIPPPLVALFFLLLAWLLGKWFGLVPFDLPPVWLYGMGFLLLVLGGFFMLAGVSSFRHAGTTVNPKQPQEASKLVTTGIFSVTRNPMYLGLFLLLMSFGLFFSSWVSLLLPVLFAGYINFFQIIPEEKILAKKFGKKYKDYCADVRRW, from the coding sequence ATGGAGGTGCACAACATGATGATGATTAAAAAATTTGAATTGTTGATTCCCCCGCCGTTGGTGGCTTTGTTTTTTTTATTGCTGGCCTGGCTGTTGGGCAAATGGTTTGGCCTGGTGCCGTTTGATTTGCCGCCGGTATGGTTATATGGCATGGGGTTTTTGTTGTTGGTGCTTGGTGGGTTTTTTATGCTGGCGGGTGTTTCGTCATTCCGCCATGCCGGCACGACCGTCAACCCCAAACAACCGCAAGAAGCCAGCAAGTTGGTAACCACCGGTATTTTTTCCGTAACCCGTAACCCGATGTATCTTGGCCTGTTTTTATTGCTGATGAGTTTTGGCCTGTTTTTTTCATCGTGGGTTTCGTTGTTATTGCCGGTGCTGTTTGCGGGTTATATCAATTTTTTTCAAATCATCCCCGAGGAAAAAATACTGGCAAAAAAATTTGGCAAAAAATACAAAGATTATTGCGCCGATGTGCGCCGTTGGTAA
- a CDS encoding DUF6056 family protein: MRDAKNNKDKQRWLWAIALLLPVFIYISVVSYFTPIMEDDYIKGNGNDFFALKEAWQTYKGYYFGWGGRINSFIYTFFGYSFYRAPFEENFSQIILSGLNGLVFVSFLISLFLLAFARKPIFNDKNDRLRLFIIFLLMMTILAEKGETIFWLNGRATYLWSTTILSWLAVLYRLAFAHDKFLTFKNQSSKHWLFIVAVMPLATIAGMTDYVGVVVVLGLITIGFIYKIFFIKKKLPLWCWTTFLCFIIGVVILITAPGNHLRYISPEYVAYRALPLFEKIVGEPLHGFRIFLHETFLLPILLLPIFYYWQKHITINDKGFLRRLVKKMKKDKAFGMATIYLLSTFGFIAIAAISPAHYSRTWFAGTAIFLLACLLVIDFVFLSPNQKALSIIIRKNIFLISSILFSIYLLYILLLTLGFHEEFKARVQSIITQKNQGKDTILITPYSPKYMYSRRFGAHRYAFWNWEPITSEWGLGAMANYYGVKKIIMEKNK, translated from the coding sequence ATGAGAGATGCAAAAAATAACAAAGACAAGCAAAGGTGGCTATGGGCAATAGCGTTATTACTGCCCGTTTTTATTTATATTTCGGTGGTTAGTTATTTTACGCCGATAATGGAAGATGATTATATCAAGGGCAATGGCAATGATTTTTTTGCCTTAAAGGAAGCTTGGCAAACATATAAAGGTTATTATTTTGGTTGGGGTGGCCGCATCAATAGCTTTATTTATACCTTTTTTGGTTACTCTTTTTATCGCGCGCCATTTGAAGAAAATTTTTCACAAATTATTCTGTCGGGATTAAATGGCTTGGTGTTTGTTAGTTTTCTTATTAGCCTGTTCTTATTGGCATTCGCACGAAAACCGATATTTAATGACAAAAATGATCGGCTTAGGCTGTTTATTATTTTTCTGTTGATGATGACCATCTTGGCCGAAAAAGGCGAAACAATTTTTTGGCTTAACGGCCGCGCCACCTACCTTTGGTCAACAACCATCCTATCATGGCTTGCGGTGCTTTATCGCCTCGCCTTTGCGCACGACAAATTCTTAACCTTCAAAAACCAATCGTCAAAACATTGGTTGTTTATTGTCGCGGTGATGCCACTGGCGACCATCGCTGGCATGACCGATTATGTTGGCGTGGTTGTTGTGCTTGGGCTTATCACCATTGGTTTTATTTATAAAATATTTTTTATCAAAAAAAAATTACCCCTATGGTGCTGGACGACTTTTCTGTGTTTTATTATCGGCGTTGTTATACTTATAACCGCGCCTGGTAATCATCTAAGGTATATTAGCCCTGAATACGTGGCTTATCGCGCCTTACCTCTTTTTGAAAAAATTGTGGGCGAGCCGCTACACGGCTTTCGTATTTTTTTACATGAAACATTTCTTTTGCCTATCCTGCTATTGCCTATTTTTTACTATTGGCAAAAACATATCACCATCAACGATAAGGGTTTCTTGCGCCGCCTTGTCAAGAAAATGAAGAAAGATAAGGCGTTTGGCATGGCCACTATTTATCTATTATCTACCTTTGGCTTTATTGCCATCGCGGCCATCAGTCCCGCCCATTACAGCCGCACATGGTTTGCCGGCACAGCAATTTTCTTATTGGCCTGCCTGTTGGTTATTGATTTTGTTTTTTTATCGCCCAATCAAAAAGCTTTATCAATCATCATCAGAAAAAATATTTTTCTTATCTCTTCAATTCTTTTTTCCATCTATTTGCTTTATATTTTATTACTCACCCTTGGCTTTCACGAAGAATTTAAGGCCAGGGTGCAATCAATTATCACCCAGAAAAACCAAGGCAAGGACACCATCCTTATCACACCCTATTCACCAAAATATATGTATAGTCGCCGCTTTGGCGCGCATCGCTATGCATTTTGGAATTGGGAGCCAATAACAAGCGAATGGGGACTTGGCGCAATGGCCAATTATTATGGCGTAAAAAAAATTATCATGGAAAAAAATAAATAA